A genomic region of Cannabis sativa cultivar Pink pepper isolate KNU-18-1 chromosome 1, ASM2916894v1, whole genome shotgun sequence contains the following coding sequences:
- the LOC115703967 gene encoding uncharacterized protein LOC115703967 — MAVKLDMAKAFARVKWSFIVAILCKFEFPSRFTQLVSTCISTATFQFNVNEKVAGYANSIRVPRRAPAISHLLFADDSFLFCKASIQSYNIIKEVLAVYERATGQKVNFQKSSLYFSPNKNKVFSKGGKEILLKSVIQVIPTYTMACFRIPSATCHSLESIMANFWSKKDGGLGFRSLVHFNQALLAKQAWRILKQPNSIVSKILFARYYPNSSFLNSTLGHSPSFVWRSICWGKELLHKGLISKIGNGQNTFTTRDHWIPGFCQITPLSSVPDKAASFITPSMTWDISSLRRCYPSHVVDMILSIPLPLRPSSDELIWGHSNLEIYTVKTGYHLNYSSLTPPDIPTSSSPSPWWKNLWHLKIPPKVKHFTFRATNSTLPTLKNLASRKIIQSSVCDRCGNLEESVSHALFYCKSIRRVWKGTHFSPYIFSCSTEITFHDIAHMVYVSLSKEDVELFLCTGWLIWFNRNKALRGQAHDQAHAISNLARSFLDDYNLPTSAHSPLARSSRSSAPTSWSPPDPSRLKLNLDAAIPNDRSKAGFGETDCKAITDAVNFPKDDISIFGDLIRQIKEALSQLPAAQISHVNRSANTFADRLAQWASGLDEAAIWIGDDPCNLSDFLFL, encoded by the exons ATGGCGGTTAAGCTTGACATGGCCAAAGCCTTTGCTAGAGTGAAGTGGTCTTTCATTGTTGCCATCCTTTGTAAATTTGAATTCCCTTCTCGGTTCACCCAATTGGTCTCTACTTGTATCTCCACTGCCACCTTTCAATTTAATGTTAATGAAAAGGTGGCTGGATATGCCAATTCAATCAGAG TTCCCAGGCGTGCTCCTGCTATTTCCCATCTTCTGTTTGCGGATGATAGCTTCCTTTTCTGTAAGGCCTCTATTCAGTCTTATAATATCATTAAAGAGGTCCTTGCGGTGTATGAAAGGGCTACGGGGCAAAAAGTGAACTTCCAAAAATCCTCTCTATACTTCTCTCCAAAT AAGAATAAAGTTTTCTCTAAAGGGGGGAAGGAAATTCTTCTCAAGTCTGTCATTCAGGTTATCCCCACCTATACCATGGCCTGCTTTCGCATCCCCTCAGCCACTTGCCACTCTCTGGAGTCTATTATGGCTAATTTCTG GTCTAAAAAAGATGGTGGACTTGGATTTCGTTCCCTAGTTCACTTCAATCAGGCTCTGCTAGCTAAGCAAGCTTGGCGCATCTTGAAACAACCAAACTCAATTGTGTCAAAAATTTTGTTTGCCAGATATTATCCAAATTCATCTTTCCTAAACAGCACGTTAGGTCACTCGCCCTCTTTTGTTTGGCGTAGTATTTGTTGGGGAAAAGAGTTGTTGCACAAAGGACTTATTTCTAAGATTGGTAACGGGCAAAACACCTTCACCACCCGGGATCATTGGATACCGGGCTTCTGTCAGATTACCCCTCTTTCCTCTGTCCCTGATAAGGCTGCCTCTTTTATCACTCCTTCCATGACTTGGGACATATCTTCGTTGAGGAGGTGTTATCCTTCCCATGTTGTTGACATGATACTCTCTATTCCTCTTCCTCTCCGCCCTTCTAGTGACGAGTTGATTTGGGGGCACTCCAACTTAGAAATTTACACGGTCAAAACAGGATACCACCTCAACTATTCTTCATTGACCCCTCCTGATATTCCGACTTCTTCCTCTCCCTCACCTTGGTGGAAAAACTTATGGCACCTAAAAATTCCCCCCAAGGTGAAACACTTTACTTTTCGTGCTACCAATTCCACCCTCCCCACCCTCAAAAACCTAGCCTCTAGGAAAATCATTCAGTCTTCGGTTTGTGATCGGTGTGGAAATCTAGAAGAATCGGTGTCACACGCCTTGTTCTACTGTAAGAGCATTCGAAGAGTCTGGAAAGGTACGCATTTTTCTCCTTATATTTTTTCTTGCTCTACTGAAATTACTTTTCATGATATTGCACATATGGTTTATGTCTCATTATCCAAAGAAGATGTAGAACTCTTTCTTTGTACTGGTTGGCTTATCTGGTTTAACAGGAATAAAGCTCTTAGAGGACAGGCACATGATCAGGCCCATGCCATTTCGAACTTAGCAAGAAGCTTCTTGGATGACTACAACCTTCCAACATCAGCCCACTCTCCTCTTGCCCGTTCAAGCAGGTCCTCAGCTCCTACATCATGGTCTCCTCCTGATCCTAGTCGCCTCAAGCTAAATCTGGATGCAGCAATTCCCAATGACAGATCGAAGGCTGGGTTTGGTG AAACAGACTGCAAAGCTATCACAGATGCGGTGAACTTCCCCAAAGACGACATCTCGATTTTTGGCGATCTTATAAGGCAAATCAAGGAAGCTTTGTCTCAACTCCCTGCTGCCCAAATATCTCATGTTAATCGTTCCGCTAATACATTTGCAGACAGGCTGGCTCAATGGGCTTCGGGGTTAGATGAAGCTGCTATTTGGATTGGCGATGACCCTTGCAATCTTAgtgattttctttttctctag